One Brassica oleracea var. oleracea cultivar TO1000 chromosome C7, BOL, whole genome shotgun sequence genomic window carries:
- the LOC106304411 gene encoding GATA transcription factor 20-like: MMGYQTNSNFSMFFSLENDDQNNQDYDSYNNPSSSTSVDCTLSLGTPSTRLDDHRRYSSASSNMTGDYFYHGGSAKTTSYKKGGGDHNLPRRCATCDTTSTPLWRNGPKGPKSLCNACGIRFKKEERRAAARNSITSGGGSSAAEIPAGGNYYNHHHYASSSPSWAHPNTQRVQYFSPAPEMEYPFVDDATAASFLSWN, from the exons ATGATGGGATACCAAACAAACTCTAATTTCTCCATGTTTTTTTCCTTGGAAAATGACGACCAAAATAATCAAGATTATGATTCTTATAACAATCCGTCTTCATCAACTTCTGTTGATTGCACTCTTTCACTTGGAACACCGTCCACTCGTCTCGACGACCACCGGAGATATTCTTCCGCTAGTTCTAACATGACCGGTGATTACTTCTATCACGGAGGAAGCGCTAAAACGACGTCGTACAAGAAGGGCGGCGGTGATCACAACTTACCTCGCCGTTGTGCTACCTGCGACACAACTTCTACTCCTTTATGGAGAAACGGACCAAAAGGACCCAAG TCGTTATGCAATGCGTGTGGAATCCGATTCAAGAAGGAAGAGAGGCGTGCAGCCGCCAGAAACTCAATAACCTCCGGTGGTGGTTCATCGGCGGCGGAAATTCCGGCTGGTGGAAACTATTACAATCATCATCACTATGCTTCGTCGTCGCCGTCATGGGCTCATCCGAACACACAAAGAGTTCAGTACTTCTCGCCGGCGCCGGAGATGGAATATCCGTTCGTTGATGACGCCACGGCTGCCTCCTTTCTGTCCTGGAACTGA